A genome region from Psychrobacter jeotgali includes the following:
- a CDS encoding MBL fold metallo-hydrolase: MTLLKKSLLTLASLTLSIAAHAASDTGIRVDKSNITTRTVLPDFTVGMCDDAAPTLTKLKDNLYRHTNGSGLAVHSGIVMITDEGALVVDGGATCATEWLSKEIQSRFGVPIKYNVLTHAHADHMAGSQVLQKQGATIVAHRNAIEPVIGERMPYAIPDKVFDEKMTITLGGETVELYNVDSSHSNSMTMVLFPRQKALQCTDVCQNKTMPYNDFLDFYYDGWINTLDWVIAQDVDIIDIGHYTPATKAEQVALRRYMVDLHKQVLKLERAGQSWDQLYRNIEFSPEVQSWTNFSNMKTLNTLGMHRWVKNHRRGMW; encoded by the coding sequence ATGACTTTATTAAAAAAATCCTTACTGACCTTGGCTAGTCTTACTCTTTCAATAGCAGCTCATGCCGCTTCTGATACCGGTATTAGAGTAGACAAATCAAATATTACTACGCGCACTGTATTGCCCGACTTTACGGTAGGTATGTGCGATGATGCCGCTCCAACGCTTACTAAATTGAAAGATAACTTATACCGTCATACCAATGGTTCAGGCTTAGCCGTCCACAGCGGTATTGTGATGATAACTGATGAAGGCGCTCTCGTCGTTGATGGCGGGGCAACTTGTGCTACAGAGTGGCTAAGCAAAGAGATTCAGAGCCGCTTTGGTGTTCCTATTAAATACAATGTGCTCACCCATGCTCATGCTGATCATATGGCAGGGAGTCAAGTGCTGCAAAAACAAGGCGCTACTATCGTTGCACACAGAAATGCGATTGAACCTGTCATTGGTGAAAGAATGCCTTATGCCATTCCTGATAAAGTATTTGATGAGAAAATGACCATCACTTTAGGCGGTGAAACGGTTGAGCTATACAATGTTGATTCTAGTCATTCAAATAGTATGACTATGGTGCTGTTTCCACGTCAGAAAGCGCTGCAATGTACTGACGTCTGCCAAAACAAAACCATGCCTTATAACGACTTTTTAGACTTCTATTATGATGGTTGGATTAATACTTTAGATTGGGTTATCGCACAAGACGTCGATATTATCGATATCGGTCACTACACGCCGGCGACTAAAGCCGAGCAAGTGGCGCTACGCCGTTATATGGTAGATTTGCATAAGCAAGTGCTGAAGCTTGAGCGTGCCGGACAAAGCTGGGATCAGCTCTATCGCAATATAGAGTTTAGCCCAGAAGTGCAAAGCTGGACCAACTTTAGCAATATGAAAACCCTTAATACTTTAGGTATGCATCGCTGGGTGAAAAACCATCGCCGTGGTATGTGGTAA
- a CDS encoding alpha-hydroxy-acid oxidizing protein, which yields MESLLENPEEKLDAIAKKTISRRKLLGAAGIGLSALPLMSTQVFAAANDAARPAVPYRASTAEKSLDIISLDRLEVEARGVIPKAGYEFVSGGAGDEWTLHENRRAFDDYRIAAKRLVGLSSDDINIKTQLLGLNMPSPIMVAPMGAHMMVHEQGEKDTARGAGLANTLYCSSGASNSTLEEISKATNGPKWFQLYWNNDEAVTRSLLTRAKESGYSAIILTADALGPGMPEDFKAMGSPFRPDANFANHDPKKGGFGNFFDQKTSLTPENIQFIKRFTGLPVVVKGILRPDDADRFIRAGADAIQVSNHGGRQIDGVPASITALPPIVKVVNKRVPIILDGGIRRGIDIVRAIAMGADAVAVGRPMMYGLGLGGAKGVQSVIEHLNNDLKSTMLLTGAAKLSDLNPNYIDIVGENERFDTYNG from the coding sequence ATGGAATCATTACTCGAAAATCCAGAAGAAAAGTTAGACGCCATAGCCAAAAAAACTATTTCAAGACGTAAGCTACTGGGAGCAGCGGGTATCGGTCTGAGTGCTTTACCTCTAATGAGTACGCAAGTGTTTGCAGCTGCAAATGATGCTGCAAGACCAGCCGTACCTTATCGAGCTAGTACCGCTGAAAAAAGTCTTGATATCATTAGTCTTGATCGCCTTGAAGTGGAAGCTCGCGGCGTTATTCCAAAGGCAGGATATGAGTTTGTATCTGGCGGCGCAGGAGATGAATGGACGCTGCACGAAAACCGTAGAGCCTTTGATGATTATCGTATCGCTGCCAAACGTTTAGTCGGTTTATCTAGTGATGATATCAATATCAAAACTCAGTTATTAGGTCTGAATATGCCATCACCAATTATGGTTGCGCCTATGGGTGCACATATGATGGTTCATGAGCAAGGTGAAAAAGACACTGCACGCGGTGCCGGTCTAGCCAATACCTTATATTGCTCGTCAGGCGCTTCTAACAGCACATTAGAAGAGATCTCTAAAGCGACAAATGGACCAAAATGGTTTCAGTTATACTGGAATAACGATGAGGCGGTAACGCGCTCATTACTTACTCGCGCCAAAGAGTCTGGTTATTCTGCAATTATCTTAACTGCTGATGCTCTAGGACCTGGTATGCCTGAGGACTTCAAAGCGATGGGGAGCCCTTTCCGTCCAGATGCGAACTTTGCTAATCATGATCCTAAAAAAGGGGGTTTTGGGAACTTTTTTGATCAAAAGACTTCTTTAACGCCTGAAAACATTCAATTTATCAAACGTTTCACTGGTCTGCCTGTAGTAGTCAAAGGCATTCTACGCCCTGATGATGCTGATAGATTTATCCGTGCAGGTGCTGACGCTATACAAGTTTCTAATCACGGCGGCCGTCAAATCGATGGTGTTCCTGCTAGTATCACTGCCCTGCCGCCTATAGTAAAAGTGGTAAATAAACGCGTACCGATTATCTTAGATGGTGGTATTCGCCGTGGTATCGACATCGTGCGCGCGATTGCCATGGGCGCTGATGCCGTAGCAGTGGGTCGTCCAATGATGTATGGTTTAGGACTGGGTGGTGCAAAAGGTGTGCAGTCGGTCATTGAGCACTTAAACAACGATCTGAAATCTACCATGCTGTTAACTGGTGCAGCAAAACTGTCTGATTTGAATCCAAACTATATCGATATCGTTGGTGAAAACGAAAGATTTGACACCTATAACGGCTAA
- a CDS encoding tetratricopeptide repeat protein has protein sequence MYKKTIYTLTQSLLITVTLSVGLTVSACSAEPSNITESVKHNDPKQTYELGLAYYEGDSVPEDDDKAFELFQAAADQGYAPAEYYLGLMYYDGLGVEKDYQKAFAWVQKAANQGYAEAQFGLGIMYHEGIAVEQDELKKLEWFQQAANQGNVDAQHHMGVIYHEGIGIDPDYKKAMEWYLLVADNGSSDAQNNIGALYYFGKGVKQNYDKALEWYTKAADKRLDVAQLNIGDLYENGQGVPQDYDKAFEWYKKAADQGNQEASNRIGRLVMDNKIDDEGIIIYSTEDTGLTLGDIEK, from the coding sequence ATGTATAAAAAAACTATCTATACCTTAACTCAGTCTTTACTGATAACGGTAACGCTATCAGTTGGACTAACTGTTTCAGCTTGTTCAGCGGAACCTTCAAATATCACTGAATCAGTAAAGCACAATGATCCTAAACAAACATACGAGCTGGGATTGGCCTACTACGAGGGCGACTCTGTTCCTGAAGACGATGACAAAGCTTTTGAGCTATTTCAAGCAGCTGCCGATCAAGGCTATGCGCCTGCTGAGTACTATTTAGGTCTAATGTATTATGACGGTTTGGGAGTAGAAAAGGACTATCAAAAAGCATTTGCATGGGTGCAAAAAGCAGCCAATCAAGGATATGCCGAAGCTCAATTTGGTCTCGGTATTATGTATCATGAAGGTATTGCTGTTGAACAAGATGAGCTAAAAAAACTTGAATGGTTTCAACAAGCTGCTAACCAAGGAAACGTCGATGCTCAACATCATATGGGCGTAATTTATCATGAAGGTATTGGTATTGATCCGGATTATAAAAAAGCAATGGAGTGGTATCTATTAGTAGCTGACAACGGATCATCTGATGCTCAAAATAATATTGGCGCGCTATATTATTTTGGTAAAGGCGTAAAACAAAACTATGATAAGGCTTTAGAGTGGTATACCAAAGCTGCTGATAAAAGGTTAGATGTAGCACAGCTGAATATTGGTGATCTTTACGAGAACGGTCAAGGCGTACCACAAGATTATGATAAAGCTTTTGAATGGTACAAAAAAGCAGCCGACCAAGGCAATCAAGAGGCCAGTAATAGAATCGGTAGATTGGTAATGGATAATAAAATCGATGATGAAGGTATCATTATATACAGTACCGAAGACACAGGGCTTACGTTAGGGGATATTGAAAAATAA
- a CDS encoding tetratricopeptide repeat protein, protein MYQKKIEALTQSLLLSTVLFSCLTISACSAEPLNIPESVQQNDPKQTYELGLAYYEGDSVPEDDDKAFKLFQQAANQDYAPAEHYLGLMYYDGLGAEKDYQKAFAWMQKAANQGYADAQFGLGIMYGSGVGIDQDYKKAMQWYLLAADNGSLDAQNNIGTMYYFGRGVPQDYGKAFEWYKKAAKQNVGLAQFNLGGLYENGQGVPQDYDEAFVWYKKAADQGVDVAQLNIGGLYENGYGVPQDYDEAFEWYEKAADQGNQEASNRIGRLVMNNKIDNKDIVIYSTEDTGLTLGDIEK, encoded by the coding sequence ATGTACCAAAAAAAAATTGAAGCTTTAACTCAGTCTCTATTACTGAGCACGGTGTTATTCAGTTGCCTAACCATTTCCGCTTGTTCAGCGGAACCTTTAAATATTCCTGAATCAGTCCAGCAAAATGATCCCAAACAAACATACGAGCTTGGCCTTGCCTACTACGAGGGCGACTCTGTTCCTGAAGACGATGACAAAGCATTTAAGCTATTTCAACAAGCGGCCAACCAAGACTACGCTCCTGCTGAGCACTATTTAGGTCTAATGTATTATGACGGTTTGGGAGCAGAAAAGGACTATCAAAAAGCATTTGCATGGATGCAAAAAGCGGCCAATCAAGGATATGCCGATGCTCAATTTGGTCTCGGTATTATGTATGGAAGTGGAGTAGGTATTGATCAGGATTATAAAAAAGCCATGCAATGGTATTTATTAGCAGCTGATAATGGATCTCTTGATGCTCAAAACAACATTGGCACAATGTACTACTTTGGTAGAGGCGTACCACAAGATTACGGTAAAGCTTTTGAATGGTACAAAAAAGCTGCTAAACAGAATGTGGGACTCGCACAATTTAATCTTGGTGGTCTTTACGAGAACGGTCAAGGCGTTCCACAAGACTACGATGAAGCTTTTGTATGGTACAAAAAGGCCGCCGATCAAGGAGTAGATGTGGCACAACTTAATATTGGTGGTCTCTACGAAAACGGTTATGGCGTCCCACAAGACTATGACGAAGCTTTTGAATGGTACGAAAAAGCCGCTGATCAAGGTAATCAAGAGGCCAGTAATAGAATTGGTAGGTTGGTAATGAATAATAAAATCGATAATAAAGATATCGTTATATATAGCACTGAAGATACAGGACTCACATTAGGTGATATTGAAAAATAA
- a CDS encoding PAAR domain-containing protein codes for MAAYITVGAKTTHGGEVITGSPHTTHNGVQVSRKGDKVICKKCKKLTTILTGDPSFIVDGAPIAREGDVTSCGAKLIAIQQSFAESDFEVFGVEQPEPKFEQPAPLQFPKSDPESLFASLKNTENEEKPEKVHFAIEVVEFNSDGDYLDSYDLADNPSGLLAADSTWYKEEGFGNQISTLGKDTYELLVNQVTSYFEGAQTKGKELVKNTVDPFKNPRSIAPITLGILEEGIKTFPQRTRASAATAMLQFGQRTDVDFVYIAGGGGVKHFAIETSMAVNAHNGRVYEPIAANANVNTNKAPFIGVQIGVGRIINSNIKSKTDATDIILSGQGHSYSVEFGPASTAFETTHDGKITAGTGSVGKDISIGGKKNSSSIGASKGSTNMELAIGFKYNAAKNIIEYVGK; via the coding sequence ATGGCAGCTTATATCACAGTGGGTGCAAAAACCACTCATGGCGGTGAAGTCATTACTGGGTCACCACATACTACGCACAATGGCGTCCAAGTCTCGCGTAAAGGTGATAAAGTCATCTGCAAAAAATGTAAAAAACTCACTACTATTCTCACAGGCGATCCCTCATTCATCGTGGACGGTGCACCTATTGCTCGCGAAGGTGATGTCACTAGTTGCGGGGCAAAGCTAATTGCTATTCAGCAGTCGTTTGCAGAGTCGGACTTTGAAGTATTCGGCGTTGAGCAGCCTGAGCCAAAGTTTGAACAACCCGCACCTTTACAATTTCCAAAGTCTGATCCAGAAAGCTTGTTTGCTAGTTTAAAAAACACTGAGAATGAAGAAAAACCTGAAAAGGTTCATTTTGCTATTGAAGTCGTTGAATTTAATAGTGATGGTGATTATTTGGACAGTTATGATTTAGCAGACAATCCTAGTGGTTTACTAGCTGCTGATTCTACTTGGTATAAAGAAGAAGGTTTTGGGAATCAGATATCTACTCTTGGAAAAGATACCTACGAACTACTTGTTAATCAGGTGACGTCGTATTTTGAAGGTGCTCAAACAAAAGGTAAAGAGTTAGTTAAAAATACGGTTGATCCTTTTAAAAATCCTAGAAGTATAGCTCCTATAACTCTTGGTATTTTGGAAGAAGGAATAAAAACCTTCCCTCAAAGAACTAGGGCTTCGGCAGCAACCGCTATGCTGCAATTTGGACAAAGAACGGACGTAGACTTCGTCTATATAGCAGGCGGCGGTGGCGTCAAACATTTTGCTATAGAGACATCAATGGCTGTAAATGCACATAATGGTAGAGTATATGAGCCAATAGCTGCAAACGCTAATGTCAATACTAATAAAGCACCTTTCATCGGTGTACAAATAGGAGTTGGGCGTATTATAAATAGCAATATCAAAAGTAAAACTGATGCCACTGACATTATATTATCAGGTCAAGGTCACTCCTATTCGGTTGAATTCGGTCCTGCAAGTACTGCTTTTGAAACTACCCATGATGGTAAAATAACCGCTGGAACGGGTAGTGTAGGTAAAGACATCTCTATTGGAGGTAAGAAAAACAGCTCTTCTATTGGTGCCAGTAAAGGTTCAACAAATATGGAGTTGGCTATAGGTTTCAAATACAACGCTGCAAAAAATATTATTGAATACGTAGGAAAATAA
- the tkt gene encoding transketolase, with product MPAPISERKLANAIRVLSFDAVQKANSGHPGAPMGMADIAEVLWRKFLKHNPADPNWHNRDRFVLSNGHGSMLIYSLLHLSGYNVSVDDLKGFRQLHSKTPGHPEYGYTDGVETTTGPLGQGIANAVGFAIAEKTLAAQFNRDGHNIVDHHTYAFLGDGCLMEGISHEVCSLAGTLGLGKLVFFYDDNGISIDGDVEGWFTDDTQKRFEAYGWQVINVDGHDTDAITKATEQAIKETSKPSLIICKTIIGVGSPNKQGKASSHGAPLGDDEIALTRDELAWKHAPFELDDEIYQAWDGKAKGDTLQKNWEADFKAYKKAYPELAEELLRRLNGELPADFASQAQDYIQQTQEQGGDVASRKASQNAINTLQPLLPELMGGSADLAGSNLTLFNGAKGIETDADGNYIYYGVREFGMTAIANGIALHGGFIPYVATFLMFMEYARNAVRMGALMKQRIIHVYTHDSIGLGEDGPTHQPVEQLTNLRTTPNLRTWRPCDATESATAWIEAIKSEHNPSALIFSRQSLPHQQRDSEQVTNITKGGYVLAREQGELKAIIIATGSEVGLAMQAHQKLSENGIGVRVVSMPCAEIFMEQEASYREAVLPADIRARVAVEAAHVDYWYKFVGLDGKVIGMTTYGESAPASDLYKEFGITTEAVVEAVNSLV from the coding sequence ATGCCAGCTCCAATTAGCGAACGTAAACTTGCCAATGCCATCCGTGTATTGTCTTTTGATGCGGTGCAAAAAGCCAACTCAGGTCACCCCGGTGCACCGATGGGCATGGCTGATATTGCCGAAGTGTTATGGCGTAAATTTTTGAAGCATAACCCAGCTGATCCTAACTGGCACAACCGGGATCGTTTTGTTTTATCAAACGGTCATGGCTCGATGCTGATTTATTCACTACTGCACTTGTCAGGCTATAACGTTAGCGTTGATGACTTAAAGGGCTTTCGTCAGTTGCATTCAAAAACCCCCGGGCATCCAGAATATGGCTATACTGACGGGGTTGAAACTACTACGGGTCCACTAGGGCAAGGTATCGCTAACGCCGTTGGTTTTGCTATTGCTGAGAAGACTTTGGCTGCGCAGTTTAACCGTGACGGACATAATATCGTTGATCACCATACTTACGCTTTCTTAGGTGACGGTTGCCTAATGGAAGGTATTAGCCATGAAGTTTGCTCACTCGCTGGCACGTTAGGACTTGGCAAATTAGTCTTTTTCTATGATGACAATGGCATCTCTATTGATGGTGACGTCGAAGGCTGGTTCACCGATGATACCCAAAAGCGTTTTGAAGCGTACGGCTGGCAGGTGATTAATGTTGATGGTCATGATACCGATGCGATCACTAAAGCCACCGAACAAGCGATCAAAGAGACTAGCAAACCAAGTCTAATCATTTGTAAAACCATTATCGGTGTCGGTAGTCCAAATAAACAAGGTAAAGCCTCCAGCCACGGTGCGCCATTAGGTGACGACGAGATTGCTCTAACTCGTGATGAGCTGGCTTGGAAACATGCGCCATTTGAATTAGATGATGAAATCTATCAAGCATGGGACGGTAAAGCTAAAGGTGATACGCTTCAAAAGAACTGGGAAGCTGACTTTAAAGCTTATAAAAAAGCCTACCCAGAATTAGCAGAAGAGTTATTGCGTCGTCTGAATGGCGAGTTGCCAGCTGATTTTGCAAGCCAAGCGCAAGATTATATCCAGCAAACTCAAGAGCAGGGCGGCGATGTCGCTAGCCGTAAAGCCAGCCAAAATGCGATTAATACTTTGCAGCCACTACTGCCTGAACTCATGGGCGGCTCTGCCGATCTGGCAGGTTCAAACCTGACCTTGTTCAATGGCGCAAAAGGTATCGAGACTGACGCCGATGGTAACTATATTTACTACGGTGTGCGTGAATTTGGTATGACCGCGATTGCCAATGGTATCGCCTTGCACGGCGGCTTTATCCCTTACGTGGCAACCTTTCTGATGTTTATGGAATACGCACGTAATGCCGTCCGTATGGGCGCACTCATGAAGCAGCGCATCATTCATGTGTACACCCATGACTCTATCGGTCTGGGCGAAGATGGCCCGACGCATCAGCCGGTTGAGCAATTGACTAACCTTCGTACCACGCCGAATCTACGCACATGGCGTCCTTGTGATGCTACTGAATCTGCTACTGCTTGGATAGAAGCGATTAAATCAGAACATAACCCATCAGCACTGATCTTTAGTCGTCAAAGCTTGCCACATCAACAGCGTGACAGCGAACAAGTGACTAATATTACTAAAGGTGGTTATGTCCTAGCGAGAGAGCAGGGCGAGCTAAAGGCCATCATCATTGCGACAGGTTCAGAAGTGGGTCTTGCCATGCAAGCGCATCAAAAACTTAGCGAAAACGGTATTGGTGTCCGTGTGGTGTCTATGCCGTGTGCGGAGATTTTCATGGAGCAAGAAGCCAGCTATCGTGAAGCCGTATTACCTGCTGATATCCGTGCTCGCGTCGCTGTGGAAGCGGCGCATGTGGACTACTGGTATAAGTTCGTTGGCCTTGACGGCAAAGTCATCGGTATGACCACTTATGGCGAGTCTGCCCCAGCTAGTGATTTGTATAAAGAGTTTGGTATTACTACCGAAGCTGTGGTTGAAGCAGTGAATAGTTTGGTCTGA
- the serS gene encoding serine--tRNA ligase, translating into MIDPKLLRGNLNDLQQQLATRGYTLDMEFWQTIENERKSLQVKTEELQSQRNAGAKQVGALKKAGEDASELLAQMQSVSGEIKTAEEELRTLQERINQAALQIPNIPEADVPVGSSEEDNIEMRRWGNPREFDFEIQDHTHIGETLGMLDFEAAAKLTGSRFNVLKGQLAQLHRALIQFMLNTHTNKYGYLETYMPYIVNSESLTGTGQLPKFEDDLFKLTNHTNNEGTDFYLIPTAEVPMTNLVRGERLDIKALPLKFTAHTPCFRSEAGSHGRDTRGLIRQHQFEKVEMVNIATSEQSEELLEAMTAQAEDILQQLNLPYRVMKLCTGDMGFAAQKTYDIEVWLPSQDTYREISSCSNCGDFQARRMGTRVKDGKQTALAHTLNGSGLAVGRTLLALMENHQNADGSITIPEVLRPFMGGAETISA; encoded by the coding sequence ATGATTGACCCTAAACTCTTACGCGGTAACTTAAACGACTTACAACAGCAACTGGCCACTCGTGGTTACACGCTGGATATGGAGTTTTGGCAGACTATCGAGAATGAGCGTAAATCCCTCCAAGTAAAGACTGAAGAACTGCAATCGCAGCGTAATGCCGGAGCGAAGCAAGTCGGTGCGCTAAAAAAGGCAGGCGAAGATGCTAGTGAGTTATTAGCACAGATGCAAAGTGTGAGCGGTGAAATCAAAACCGCTGAAGAGGAGCTACGCACTTTACAGGAACGTATTAACCAAGCCGCTTTGCAAATTCCTAATATTCCAGAAGCAGACGTACCTGTTGGCAGCTCAGAGGAAGATAACATTGAGATGCGCCGCTGGGGTAATCCACGTGAGTTTGATTTTGAGATCCAAGACCATACGCATATTGGTGAAACTTTGGGTATGCTTGATTTTGAAGCTGCTGCAAAGCTTACGGGTAGCCGCTTTAATGTGCTTAAAGGTCAATTGGCGCAGCTGCATCGGGCATTGATTCAGTTCATGCTGAATACTCATACTAATAAGTACGGCTATCTTGAGACTTATATGCCTTATATCGTCAATAGCGAGAGCTTAACCGGTACTGGTCAGTTGCCAAAGTTCGAAGATGATTTGTTTAAATTGACCAATCATACCAATAACGAAGGCACTGACTTCTACTTGATTCCAACCGCTGAGGTGCCAATGACTAACTTGGTACGAGGTGAGCGCTTAGATATCAAAGCGTTGCCTTTGAAGTTTACCGCGCATACGCCGTGTTTTCGTAGTGAAGCCGGTTCGCACGGTCGTGATACCCGTGGTCTCATCCGTCAGCATCAATTTGAAAAGGTCGAAATGGTCAATATTGCGACATCTGAGCAGTCGGAAGAATTGCTTGAGGCGATGACCGCACAGGCTGAAGATATCTTGCAGCAGCTTAATTTGCCGTATCGGGTGATGAAGCTTTGTACAGGTGATATGGGTTTTGCCGCCCAAAAGACTTATGATATCGAGGTTTGGTTACCGAGCCAAGATACTTACCGCGAGATCTCTAGCTGTTCAAACTGTGGCGACTTCCAAGCCCGCCGTATGGGCACTCGGGTGAAAGACGGCAAGCAAACGGCTCTTGCGCATACTCTAAACGGTTCAGGTTTGGCAGTTGGACGTACCCTGCTTGCGCTAATGGAAAACCATCAAAACGCTGATGGCAGCATTACTATTCCAGAAGTATTGCGTCCGTTTATGGGCGGGGCAGAGACTATTTCCGCTTAA
- a CDS encoding YcxB family protein — protein sequence MALYPYTLQPVALDLTEAEFQQAQYELFTNASPSYGLKSIKMKEWIIMAVVVILAIAGLVFVSGYSTIIFWLMLVSVVIYLLVRTLGFKWYVKKEFEKQVAAQEMPDEMRQMKLGVQKHGLVMAMPVNQPDLMQNPQMRGMQMRAGSTQQAVIPWSAVKSWDETDDYIFMMFEMKGQQGSQIIPKRLQTQKFPIDTVRQHLQEVVPVRGLQTEHIQPLA from the coding sequence ATGGCCCTGTATCCCTATACCCTACAACCTGTTGCGCTAGATCTCACTGAAGCTGAATTTCAGCAAGCGCAGTATGAGCTATTTACCAATGCTAGCCCTTCATACGGCTTAAAAAGCATCAAGATGAAAGAATGGATTATCATGGCGGTGGTGGTCATACTGGCGATTGCCGGATTGGTTTTTGTATCGGGATATTCAACGATTATTTTTTGGCTAATGCTGGTTTCAGTGGTTATTTACTTATTGGTACGTACTCTTGGCTTTAAATGGTATGTCAAAAAAGAGTTTGAAAAACAAGTCGCCGCCCAAGAAATGCCTGACGAGATGCGCCAAATGAAGCTCGGAGTGCAAAAGCATGGTTTAGTTATGGCTATGCCGGTTAATCAGCCCGATCTTATGCAGAACCCACAAATGCGCGGTATGCAAATGCGTGCAGGCTCAACCCAACAAGCAGTCATTCCTTGGAGCGCGGTCAAAAGCTGGGATGAGACTGATGATTATATTTTCATGATGTTTGAGATGAAAGGTCAACAAGGCAGCCAAATTATACCCAAACGCTTGCAGACGCAAAAGTTCCCTATCGATACCGTACGTCAACATTTGCAAGAAGTAGTGCCTGTCCGCGGCCTTCAAACCGAGCATATACAGCCGCTAGCATAG
- a CDS encoding Dps family protein produces the protein MSNTNNTTNQIGLEKADMSAVIDKLNDLLSSYHIFYINVRGYHWNVKGEHFFSLHEQFEDLYTNLQVEIDEIAERILTLGGTPLHAYSDFAQHTSIKEDKDVHDGNACVKGVVNGLQTLIEEQRVVSATAEEAEDQGSADLVDEYVQQQEKLVWMYNAFLAS, from the coding sequence ATGAGTAATACTAATAATACTACTAACCAGATCGGTCTAGAAAAAGCGGATATGAGCGCAGTCATTGATAAACTTAACGACTTACTATCAAGTTATCATATCTTTTATATTAACGTACGTGGCTATCATTGGAACGTAAAAGGCGAACACTTCTTCTCGCTACATGAGCAATTTGAAGATTTGTATACCAATTTGCAGGTTGAAATCGATGAAATTGCCGAGCGTATCCTGACTTTAGGTGGTACGCCACTGCATGCTTATAGCGACTTTGCGCAGCATACCAGTATTAAAGAAGATAAAGATGTTCATGATGGCAATGCTTGTGTAAAAGGCGTAGTTAATGGTCTGCAAACTCTTATTGAAGAACAACGTGTAGTATCAGCAACCGCAGAAGAAGCCGAAGACCAAGGTTCAGCTGACTTAGTTGATGAGTACGTACAGCAGCAAGAAAAGCTGGTTTGGATGTACAATGCCTTTTTGGCATCATAA
- a CDS encoding DUF2057 family protein, whose amino-acid sequence MKITASSIKKLAISAILASAGSVSMLSHAAVTLLVDDHIKVTAINGQELKQSMFQPLTKQFTLQPGQHVITAKYDRLYNLPRDEHDYLRSGNISVAANLADNQTYRLTMPNQPEKYEAAKEYAERPTLAVQQGNAIVASQESIAGDDGGIFSGLGKALGGVFGGGGDAEVQNQRAIAALGQAPAGQSTVTQGNVNSGAVSSTTYTAIPRTNAAQSANTLDSFMQLWLQATPAEREKIRQWIQQ is encoded by the coding sequence ATGAAAATTACCGCCTCTTCGATCAAAAAACTAGCCATTAGTGCGATATTAGCTAGTGCTGGATCAGTATCTATGCTCTCGCATGCTGCAGTTACTTTACTAGTTGACGATCATATCAAGGTCACCGCTATTAATGGACAAGAGCTTAAACAAAGTATGTTTCAACCCTTGACTAAACAGTTTACCTTGCAGCCAGGTCAACACGTGATTACTGCTAAATATGATCGTCTTTATAATCTACCTCGCGATGAGCACGATTATCTACGTTCAGGAAACATTAGCGTAGCGGCTAACTTGGCAGACAATCAAACCTACCGCTTGACTATGCCTAATCAGCCTGAAAAATATGAGGCAGCTAAAGAGTATGCTGAACGTCCAACCTTGGCTGTACAACAAGGCAATGCTATTGTCGCTAGTCAAGAGAGTATCGCTGGTGATGATGGCGGGATTTTCTCGGGGTTAGGTAAAGCATTAGGTGGTGTGTTTGGTGGCGGCGGTGATGCTGAAGTACAAAACCAGCGTGCTATTGCCGCGCTAGGTCAAGCGCCAGCTGGCCAGTCAACAGTGACGCAAGGTAATGTCAATTCAGGAGCCGTATCTTCTACTACCTATACCGCTATACCGAGAACCAATGCTGCTCAGTCTGCTAACACTCTCGATAGTTTTATGCAATTATGGCTGCAAGCGACCCCTGCTGAGCGCGAAAAAATACGTCAATGGATTCAGCAATAA